One Mangifera indica cultivar Alphonso chromosome 4, CATAS_Mindica_2.1, whole genome shotgun sequence genomic region harbors:
- the LOC123213197 gene encoding uncharacterized protein LOC123213197, which produces MSSNEFGTERSKPWNIYTTSDPSPSQAAVDQEAPWKSFGTSMNAISFGFVATAILISMFLIMAIFEHLFRPATSFSSPDGMSNASTDSGPKTKLGNAQTVSSSYALDFSVLMPGQQHPTYIAQPAPLGPLPCQREGTCWPSHQHELNFAYP; this is translated from the exons ATGAGTTCGAACGAGTTTGGTACTGAAAGATCGAAGCCCTGGAACATATACACAACGTCGGATCCAAGTCCATCTCAGGCAGCAGTGGATCAGGAAGCTCCATGGAAAAGCTTTGGAACATCAATGAATGCTATTTCTTTTGGATTTGTTGCCACAGCTATCTTGATATCGATGTTTCTAATAATGGCGATTTTTGAGCATCTCTTTAGGCCGGCAACTTCCTTCTCTTCACCAGATGGGATGAGCAATGCTTCTACAGATTCAGGACCCAAGACAAAGCTTGGCAATGCACAAACT GTGTCAAGCTCATATGCATTGGATTTCTCAGTACTGATGCCGGGGCAACAGCATCCTACCTACATTGCTCAACCTGCTCCTCTTGGACCTCTGCCATGCCAAAGAGAAGGAACATGTTGGCCTTCTCATCAACATGAACTTAATTTTGCATA